The following nucleotide sequence is from Mucilaginibacter sp. cycad4.
TCAAAAAACTTCTTCATATCCTCATGCACCAGGGTATGGCGGCTTAACTCGTACTGGAATGATTTTAGTTTTTCGGCAGATGGCAGTTCACCATAGATCAGCAAATAGGCAACTTCAATAAATGATGATTTTTCGGCTAATTGCTCAATTGGATAACCACGATATTTAAGGATCCCCTGCTCGCCATCTAAAAAAGTAATGGCGCTTTTGGTAGCGCCTGTATTTTTGTACCCGATATCAAGTGTTACATAACCGGTTTGATCGCGAAGCTTAGAAATATCGATTGCCTTTTCACCTTCAGTGCCCTCAATTACCGGGAGCTCAAATGTTTTATCACCAATTTTTAGTTGTGCTGTTTCCGCCATAGAAATTTGTATCTGCAACAAATGTAAATAAATCTGCGTATTAAATAACCGCTAATATAATTTACTGTTTGTAAAAATTTACGGGCAAATTTATTATTTTACAACCTGTATTTTTGTTTATACACGTTAATAATTGATTAAAAAATTACTGCAATCCATGTCGTTAAAAGGTAACTCATTGGTAATGATCCAAAACGAAGCTACTGTTTACCGGCTCTTACTTATAGGTTTATTAATTGCCAGTCCCTCGTTACATTATCTTTGCTACAACAATTCGTACGATCCTTTTTGGTTAAGGGCTATAAACTGTTTTTTTTGTGCCATCACTTTATTTTTTTCTTTCATTAATAATAAAACCCTTTATAAAGCGGGGATCTTTGCTACCATATTATCTTTCCTGGTCATAAACAACTGCATTTTACTTGGCAAAAACGGTTTTGAACATGTGTACCTGTTTAGCGCCATAACCATCTTTATTGCCTTAACCCTTTTTTGCAAAAAAAGTAAAGAGTTCATAATGATCAGCGAGGCCAACCTCGCGGCTATTATAGTCGCCTATTTCACCGCCCCCAGCCTTGCCATTTCGCCCGCAGTGTTGATAGTGCTTATTTTGATTTTCACTGTAATAGCATATGTTTCGTTTTTAGTGGTAATGGCTTATCAGTACCAGCTAAAGAATGCTGTTGATAACGTGATGAAGCTTAACCAAAGCCTCATGATTAATGATGCCAGGCTGCGTGAAAGCCGCAATCATCTCAACGCGCTCATTAACTCGTTAAATGACATCATTTTTGAGTTTGATGAAAGCAAAACATGTATTAACGTTTGGTTTAATGAATTGACCGAACGCATAGTTGACCCGCGGATAGCAATTGGCAAAACACTCGATAAGGTAGTAGGCCCGCAAAAAGCCGAAAAGTATGACAAAGCCTTAAACTATGTTATTGAAAACCGCAAACCTATCTCCATCGGGTTTTTATCTGATTATGATAGCGGACATTCATTTACAGCCAACTTTACCCCCATATTTGATAAAACAACAGGCTACACCGGCAGGATCTCGGCCTCGGTAGTTGATATAACCGAACAAAGAAAATACGAACGCGCACTTAAGGAAAATGAAGGGCTATTATTGGAAGCTCAAAACATCGCCAAAATAGGCAACTGGTGGTATGACCATGAAAATAAGGAAACGTTTTGGTCGGCAAACCTGAACGACCTGCTTGGGATTGAACAGATTCCTGCTGATATGAGCCGCTTTCAATATTACATAAGCCTTGTTCATCCGGATGACCGGAACGCTGTTTTCGAATACCTCGCATCTATCCGTTCAACAACTCAAAACAAACTCGAGCATAAATTTATCACGCCGGCCGGCAACCTGAAGTACATCAGGATCCAACGCGGCGAAAAAAAATCACAATCAGATACCAGCACGCGTACTTTTGGGATTATTCAGGATATTACCGAAGCGCGGTTGGCCGATAAAGCGGTTAAACTAAGCCAGCTTGAGCTTATGGAAGCCCAAGCCATGGCTAAAATAGGCAACTGGAAATATGATGTAGCTACGGGTAGCCTCAGCTGGTCGGACGAGTTGAACAACATTTACGAGCTTGGGAAAGATACTTCATTGTACCGCAAAACATTCATAAACCTGCTGCTTAAATACGTTCATCCTAATGACAAGTCTATCATCAGGAAGTTGCTGCAAAGCAATGCGAACAACATGGATTCATCGCACGAATATCGTATCATAACCCCTCAGGGCAATTTAAAACACCTGAGCATTATAGCGGGCAAACGCTTGTATAATGAAGATGGCAGCGTACGCAAAATCATAGGTACCCTTCAGGATATAACCGAGCGCAAACAGGCCGAGCTTGACTACAGGGGTGCCGAAAGCAAATACAAATCGGTACTGGAAAAAATAAACATGGTAGCCATTACCGTTGACGGAAGCGGATTGATCACTTTCTGCAATAAATATTTAGCCAAGCTTATAGGCTATAAACAGCATGAACTGATAGGTATGAACTGGATGGATAACTTCATACCTGAAGATCTGAAGGAATTTTTAAAAGATTGGTTTGCCAACAATGCTGTTTTACCTCATTATATAAACCCTATTGTTTGCCGTAACGGCGAACAGCGTGTCATCAGCTGGCAAAACACCGTTTTTTATGATGAGAATGGCAATATTAAAGAAACGACCAGTATTGGCGAAGATATTACCGATCAGCAAAAGGCCCGGCAGGAATTGATCTGGGCTAAGGAAATGGCCGAAAAATCATCCAAGTTCAAGTCGGAATTTTTATCTATCATGAGCCATGAGATCCGTACACCGATGAACGCGGTTATTGGCACAACTAACCTGCTGATCGACGAAAACCCGCGGCCCGAACAGATGGAATATCTCAACACGCTCAAATTTTCGGGCGAAAACCTGTTGGCCATCATCAATGATATTTTAGATTACAATAAGATAGAAGCAGGCAAACTGGAACTGAACAATTCGAGGTTCAACATCCACCAGCTGATCCGTAAAATAAAGCAATCTTTTGAACCCCGGGCTGCCGAGAAAGAATTGACGCTTGAATTGATAACCGATGATACTATTCCAGGCGATTTAATGGGCGATGCCATGCGCCTGAGCCAGGTACTCAATAACCTGATAGGCAACGCTATTAAATTTACGCATGCAGGCAAGGTTATTATCCGGTTGGATAGAGATGTACTAACCGAAAGCACTGTCAATATTAAATTTGCAGTTACTGATACCGGCATCGGCATTTCGCCCGAAAGCTTTAACATAGTTTTTGATCCTTTTATGCAAGACCAGC
It contains:
- a CDS encoding PAS domain S-box protein gives rise to the protein MIKKLLQSMSLKGNSLVMIQNEATVYRLLLIGLLIASPSLHYLCYNNSYDPFWLRAINCFFCAITLFFSFINNKTLYKAGIFATILSFLVINNCILLGKNGFEHVYLFSAITIFIALTLFCKKSKEFIMISEANLAAIIVAYFTAPSLAISPAVLIVLILIFTVIAYVSFLVVMAYQYQLKNAVDNVMKLNQSLMINDARLRESRNHLNALINSLNDIIFEFDESKTCINVWFNELTERIVDPRIAIGKTLDKVVGPQKAEKYDKALNYVIENRKPISIGFLSDYDSGHSFTANFTPIFDKTTGYTGRISASVVDITEQRKYERALKENEGLLLEAQNIAKIGNWWYDHENKETFWSANLNDLLGIEQIPADMSRFQYYISLVHPDDRNAVFEYLASIRSTTQNKLEHKFITPAGNLKYIRIQRGEKKSQSDTSTRTFGIIQDITEARLADKAVKLSQLELMEAQAMAKIGNWKYDVATGSLSWSDELNNIYELGKDTSLYRKTFINLLLKYVHPNDKSIIRKLLQSNANNMDSSHEYRIITPQGNLKHLSIIAGKRLYNEDGSVRKIIGTLQDITERKQAELDYRGAESKYKSVLEKINMVAITVDGSGLITFCNKYLAKLIGYKQHELIGMNWMDNFIPEDLKEFLKDWFANNAVLPHYINPIVCRNGEQRVISWQNTVFYDENGNIKETTSIGEDITDQQKARQELIWAKEMAEKSSKFKSEFLSIMSHEIRTPMNAVIGTTNLLIDENPRPEQMEYLNTLKFSGENLLAIINDILDYNKIEAGKLELNNSRFNIHQLIRKIKQSFEPRAAEKELTLELITDDTIPGDLMGDAMRLSQVLNNLIGNAIKFTHAGKVIIRLDRDVLTESTVNIKFAVTDTGIGISPESFNIVFDPFMQDQQVINNDYGGTGLGLAITKRLVELHNSTIAVSSELGKGTTFSFTISFPVAPEVSIPKPVGDAVNITDNNLQGMNILIVDDNKMNLMIAGKFLKRWNAQVQEALNGQIAVDLVNHNVYDLIIMDLQMPVMDGFEATAVIKQSQPDLPIIALTADAMPETYEKALAAGMVDYLTKPFVPEILYSKLAKHIRQSA